The DNA sequence TTTTTTACCCAGAAGCAATGTTGTAATCTTTGCCTCTAGATTCCTACCTTACACAGTCTGCTATACTCGATAAATGACGCCTAATGAGAACTCTCTTCTCAAgtaaaacagtggcgtggcgtgcttttctaTCTATCAATCGATCTGCCCTTTAATCCTATGAAAAAGGGTCGAAAAACCATCACTCGATCTGCCCGTTAATCCCTTGGAAGAGggtcgaaaaacagggtgttctcagCGAACCCCGACTTGACTCTgtagcatagcttcaaacggggaaatacacgcctcgccactgtgaAATCGCATAAAAATCGCGTCGCACATTGAAAACGTTTCATTTGTAGGTATTATCTCCGAAAAGAGCTCTTCTCTGGCATcaacaattggaccgagtttaacagaaaggaaccaagccacatcagcgattgccaagtttaactgggcaattagatttttttacgagagaacggttgttcggatttctttgaaaattttaaggaatttgcttcgcaccacggagaattttcactgaaatttgctcgaaaattcacgcaaccgttttcatgtaaaaaattaaattgcccaattaaatttggcaatagctgatgtggcttggttcctttctgtttaacgcggtccaattgagaCTTATTTCTCCcgaacggaattatgtgcattaagacatgagccatgagccccataagaatatatgcacaacagggctcacgtcacaatgcacaaagttccgtttgacagaaatgcgtccaattgagaCTAGCGAGTCGTGAGTGACCCTCGTTTCAAGTTCATCTCTTCTCTACTATTTGTGCACCTGCGCATGGCcggctgtactgccgtgctaagggaaaacgccgtataaacattcgagagttgacaaatttcctgtgataaaatgtttattttagagaaaaatgatgaatatttttccttggaattttcagacaccttagatcaaaatacaaactaTATTCTCTGaaagattggaagaaaaatattcataagtctacctgaaaaaagagagaatccTCAGAAATCATTGGGACGGAAATTACGTGAATACGACCATGCGTGCGATTGATTATTCATCTTGCTCGGAAATAAtcgttccttaaaaaaaaaaaaaaaaaaaaaaaaaacccacattacCGGTTCCTTGAGCTTTAAAGTAAGGCTTGTCGTTAAGAGTAAATGCGTTGTCTCCTGTGAACAGCAGTTTAATGACAGGGAAGATCGTGCGCACATTTTCCTGTAGTTATTACCACCAGGCTtatcatttgtaagaaatgcaAAATATGCTGTTGAAGCTGAGGGTACGTATGCCGGTTGAAgggtgctgctgctgctgctgctgctgttgttgttgttgttgttgttgttgttgttgttggtgatgctgctgctgctgttgtcgttgttgttgtttttgtttttgttgttacCGTGACTGTCGTTACTAGAGTTGCCAATGTCTTCTAAACTACAGTTTGGATCCAGCGAAGGTCGTAGGTACCTTTTCTGTAATTGATTATCATTAATCTTATTATTAAGTACTAGCTTGAAGATATTGATCATATGAAGCTGAAGGTGCGGTGGATGAAGAAGTCGTTGCTGTTGCTGTTGGAGTTGTTGTTGTGGTTGAAGTCGTTGTTGTGGTTGAAGTTGTTGTTGTGGTTGAAGTTGTTGTTGCGGTTGAAGTTGTTGTTCCGGTTGAATCCGATGAGGCGGGTGACGTGTTTGAGTCCGTTGTGGGTGACGTGTTTGAGCTCGTTGCGGTGGATGACATGGTTGAATACGATGTGGTGGGAGAAGTTGAGTCTGGAGTGGATGAGTTGGAGGGGTCAGTCCCATTGGTACCATTGGTACCAGTAGAGGGAGTTGAGACATTCACATTGGTACCAGTAGAGGGATCTGAGACAGTCACATTGGTACCATTGGTACCAGTAGCGGGAGTTGAGACATTCACATTGGTACCAGTAGTGGGATCTGAGACAGTCACATTGGTACCATTTGTATCAGTTGTGGTATTCACAGTCGGAGTACCAGTAGAGATAGTTCCGTCATCAGTGCTTGTATTTACTGATGTCGATGGAGTCGTAACTTTCTTCGATCTCGCCGTGCTGATCTCTGTCAGAGCGTACGCCATCACGACGAAAATGATGGCCGAagctatcaaacggaactgtgccATATTGTCTTAAGCTGTTGCTCTGAGTTGTGACTGAGAACAGAAAGCAAATGATTGATGCATAAATATCGGAAGGCAACTATTTGGGAAGCAACCAGTCATATTGTCGTTTCTCCCACGAAAataacgtaactatatttcaatgtttccaaatttaacCTCGCAAAATCGCATCCTCACGAGGGGACGGAAATTCTAACAGACaatgtcactgattttcagtctgatctcatgcaaaaatcagacaaatttgttTATAAATTGAACAAGTCCAATCTTGTAAgaaatttaattgtttcagATAGTTTTGGAATCGTTAAATGAATGTATTCCTGCTAAACGGGACGAAGTGCCAATTTCAGTTCCTTTTGCGTATTTTAGAATTCCGGATAGCGCGTTTTGCCGAACGGAACTAACTGTAAGAGACCCATTTcatcagccccccccccccccacttcaaaaaaaatatgaaacaactGTCATCGTTTTGCTAGTGTtttgtaagtaaaaaaaaatctaagtcACTCCTACCGGTTCATATGGataactttgttttttttgggTGGGGGAGGGATCGGAGAAATGGTATACTCCCCACTTTGCAATAGATAAATTTTGACGACAACGTTTTGCCTTTCAGCTCATCCTCAAGTCACATTTTGAGAATATGATCCAGAGAGCTTACACTGAGAAGAAAACTTCGATGatatgaaccgaatgtacggtactcaatatcggccgtattgttcggttcataCGTTTGCTTTCTCGGTTCCCAGAACTGACAGAGCGGTTACAAGAACCGAATAATTTGGCCGgtattgaacaccgtacattcggCTCATAGgaccgaggttttttttttatcagcgGCTTGAGAGAGCTATAGTCGAATAAAAACCAACCTTTCCACAGCCTACCGCCTGATTGATGgaaggaccccgcacactccttgagaggaaccactatctatttccaatttttttattgcatctCGAGCTCGTCTACAGGTGCTGATTAAAACTCATCAtagcgccaactttctacgaggCACCGTTTCCGCACAATCCGCGGTTGAAGTTTCAATAATGGAGatcttgcatgtgtgagggatttgcgatttgactgttgattcttatgtaaaagttcgcgagaaacacgatggtgccactggttttctctgaaatcatctcccaagctgaaaaaaagctctcaaagtgaggccaaaatggaggggatatcccacgctatcctgagagtccacctctatatcaaaacaaactctccatgcaaaagtagggagcaaatacattagcagggttgccactttatttggggactctaaaactgaaaacacggaaaCCCtgctgtatttgctccctatcttttcatggagagttcgttttgatgtagaagtggactcttaggatagcgagggatatctcctccattttggcgtcaacttgagagctttttttgagcttgggcgttgatttcagagaaaaccagtggcaccatcgtatttctcgcaaacttatacataagaatcaatggtcaaatcgcaaatctctcacacatgcaacatctctttAGCTTGAATAAGTGAAATCTTTTCGTTTCACCGTCCAAATTGGTCTCTTTCTCTCTCCGACTCTTTTTCTCTTTACCTCCCACCGGCTCTgtttttcctcgtaaaatcgCCGCGCTGCCCTCATCTATTCAAAGAAACATTGAAACCTCAATCGCGGGTTGTGCAAAAACGGTGCCTCGTAGAATGTTAGCGCGATCATAACTTTAGATCAGCACTTGTAGACAAGTTTagtgcaataaaaaaattgaaaatagatcGTGGTACATATTCCCATGAGGAGTATGCCTGCACGGGGTCTTTTACGTCAGCGATCGATTGGCAAAAATGTTTTGTCTTAGCTTGCCGACGAAGCTGGAATCAGTTTCAGCAATCAAGCTACAGGCCAATGAGAAAAAGAATATTTGGACCAATATAAGCAATGCAAAAAACTATGCAATCTCTTAAAAAAGATCCTATCTATTTGGTGGAAGAATTTGGGTGTTTATAGTCGAATGGTTGTCAGGGTTGGAGTATACTTTATGACAAAAATCCCTGCACAATCAGAGATTAAAATTGGAACAGCCCGACAGTGACCTTGATCAGATGAAACACACTTCTCCTCTGTCTCATTTTGTCTTTTTCAGAAGAGAAAACTTAGTTGCACTTcaaagttgcgaaatttccaaTTGAATCTTGTGTTTTCACTAGAAAACTTGCCAGCGTTTCTTTATGAAGATTTCTTACATTCTCCTCTGTTCACACGTCAGAACTAGCAAAACTTTGGACGGGCATTTCTCTGTCTTTGACTTGTGTAAAAATAgctttttagtcaattttgcaattgatGAATGGAGATAAATTCCTTTGTCGGGAGAATGACGAGTTTTTCAGATTATGTCCACATTGCTGAACTTACTGTTAGTTCTGGCGAGAATTGGACTTTGCAAAATGGGGTGTTCTCCTGTAGAAGAATACATGCACTCAAtatgcattttggaaaaatttacaGGAAGCTTAGTGAGGGTAATGATGTCAAGTTTCCTGTCAAACGAAATAAAACTTAGGAACATATTTGACAACATAAAATGCCATGAAGCTGGTTGCGGTTATTTCATtccaatcaaaattttaagcattCTTGCTTTAAAAACAGGAATTagaatgaaccactagacaaggtacgaatttcagcattctgatacatgtatcttaactaaaatttcacgtagaatacgacgcgcacaacgaaaattaccgaaatcaactccttccaaagatatttaatgattcttgaagcgtgaattcaaaccacccgctcatgaaaactcaatgctctgcgtgattcacatcgtgcgctaaacgttatcatgactaAATTCGAAATTTCCGTCAAGTTAAAGCTATTAGTCCTGTAACTAAGACATCTTGCgtttaaatttttagtaaatgcgccgtgatatataggcaacAAGTCAATTTGGTCCCTAAAAAAAATCTACAACGGCCCCTAAAATTCGAGcgtgatgcgccacatggctcctaaaactcaaaggtgagtttcgaactaTGTTCCTATGACTAAAATACTACTCGTTGCAGTCAATTTCTTTCTCGAAACAGTGAGCATTTTCTTCACTGCAACTGTTAGCTGCAAAGTAGAACTCTTTCCTCGCGAAATTGAACCGGATTTTTCTCAGTATCGTTGTTCTgtaaaaattatagaaatttgTATCAATGACCATAAAGTGCAAAGGCATGtaactccgtttgcgacgttgcagacttcctgtcgtactttattcgATGGGCTTagagggcaaggcgcataagtgcagtttttgctatctcgagaaatacgtgttagaagtttcaaaattacatggatctttacAGCGGGAAGAAAGctcaaactgattttttatgcttaaaaattgaaatttgggagcgaatttttcacagaatatgcatgcattaagactatttttacttgaaatcatagtacctcaattttttcaaaacctgcattaatgcgccttgtcctccaagcccctcattttttctttggaaagctACCTAACGCAATCCTTAGAAAACTCTATTGATATTTCTcctctattagcagaatatcctgTTTGAATTTTGGGCTATGAGGTTGGCCTGtttccctttgaaaaaataaagcaggagcgaaaattttgaaacactacgATGGAGATTCGCgatttcgcactttgaccatcgatataaGATACACCCTTCGTCGAAGCCCTAGAGAAAAAAGTTTAGTCACAAAATGAAGCACGGTACCTTACCACACGGAAATAATCAATTCACTCACAGCACGTTTAAAACacactttttttcaatgtacaTATAAAATACTAGCTTACCTACTTGCAGGGCTGGTGTAGCAACTTTGCGTGCTGACCTGGAAGTTCACGATGCTTTTATACGGATTTTCGCAGAGAAAGGGTTTCAAGCGGTTTTCCTccttattattttcatttcttagcCTCCAAAATTCTTTTCCATTCTCCGAGCGGTGATGGACCTTCAGTCTTATCAGCCGTGTGTGCGAACAATGTCTCAATAATCCCCTCCACAGCTCAGCAGTGCTTCGCagtgtatcgattgatctaccgtttaaccccatggaaaagtatcgataaacagggtgttcacgccgaacactttaacaatcgattatttaccacagatTGAAAGGGGGGgatatcgatgtatcgcaaagcatgcctcGCCATTGCCTTTCTGTAAGTCCGAGTTTCTCTAAGCCGCAGGAGGCTCGAGGAAAACTATCCGAAAAAGTGGTCGGCCAAGATAATGCGCAGGTTCAGATTAGGGCCAGATTCGGGGGCTTTCAATGCCGAACGGTATTCTTTGAAATCGGGCCACCGATTTTCTAAGCGTTATTTCTCTAATCCGAAAGTTTGGAAGGCCGTCggtttttagtgtttttctcaAGGGCACTTGGCACTATTTTGGGACGTCGCATGTTACGTAAAGTGACGCGGGCAATCCATAATCCCGGAACAGGGAAAGTGCAGTTCTTCGGATAtagtgtttttcaaaatatgtaagCACTAGAGAAAAATTGTGACCATTCACGAAACATGTGATCGAGGCATTGAATAACTTAAAATTGATACCAGTGCCCCCATTCCCTGCACGTCAAAAATTCCGAGATTCGGAACCTTTTTGTCTCCATTCCTCtcattccatgaccgtcaaaagttccgggattctgtttagattttttcaaaagttctaaAAAATGCAGAAGATCCGGAACCTTccgtgaatttcaaaatttccgggaaaaattcaggaaaatctcgaaagttctgaaattcgaaacttttttgtttcaatttccctcattccatgaccgtcaaaagttccgggattctgtttatgttttttcaaaagttccaaaaaatgcaaaagatccggaacctttcgggaatttcaaaagattcggaacttttttgtttccatttctctcattccatgaccgtcaaaagttccgggattctgtttagattttttcaaaagttccaagaaagttccaaaaaatgcaaaagatccggaaccctt is a window from the Bemisia tabaci chromosome 10, PGI_BMITA_v3 genome containing:
- the LOC109037732 gene encoding uncharacterized protein, with translation MAQFRLIASAIIFVVMAYALTEISTARSKKVTTPSTSVNTSTDDGTISTGTPTVNTTTDTNGTNVTVSDPTTGTNVNVSTPATGTNGTNVTVSDPSTGTNVNVSTPSTGTNGTNGTDPSNSSTPDSTSPTTSYSTMSSTATSSNTSPTTDSNTSPASSDSTGTTTSTATTTSTTTTTSTTTTTSTTTTTPTATATTSSSTAPSASYDQYLQAST